In the Sinorhizobium arboris LMG 14919 genome, one interval contains:
- a CDS encoding xanthine dehydrogenase family protein molybdopterin-binding subunit → MTIRLRPGDAALSRRNFLITFGGVGLTVAFAGLPGAAFSATVAPAGAGDYRPNAWVFLDADGAISIVSPASEMGQGIMTTLPLIIAEEMDADWDKVRVVQSPSDAEKYGNPGFYGVQLTGGSESTRGYYKMLRLVGAQTRMVILATAADMLRVPVGELTTDLGKVEHKSSGRRLDYGEVAAAGYLPDPLPQATEADLKSPDKWRYIGRRDIPRVDVPSKVNGTAIYGIDVQRPGMLYGAVLRAPVQGERPKSIEDAEARAARGVLHIVPLSYGVGIIGETVEATLRAKELLQVTWSTSSRVRNYTSDRLLEEYRAAARDLGQAGVAAHSEGDAADAIAGAAKVIEADYMSDHVAHAAMEPMNATALVHGDTIELWAPTQGPTGTQAFAAEVLGTTPDKVKVNTTLLGGGFGRKAEADFIIDAVSLAKVVEGRPVKVIWSREDDIRHDKFRPLEAQHIQVGLDAEGNIVGWRHRIAADSIFARTMPDLFKEQHGHDDVVTEGARFNYAVPAHRIDYIRQDNGLDVGFWFAVGVGYTRFATECMIDEVAAAKGADPLQIRLDLLPDQPRGRKVIETVARMAEWERQRDGRALGLAYSDAFGTHCAQIAEVSLDRKTGAIRVHKVWCAVDPGVAIQPVHIEAMMIVGITNGTSQALLERIDIDNGEVQEANFDTYRVIRISEAPDIEVSVVPTPGSPIGGMGQVGLPPIGPAIANAVARLTGGVRLRHFPFLPERVKAALEA, encoded by the coding sequence GTGACCATACGTCTGCGACCTGGTGACGCCGCGCTCTCGCGGCGGAATTTCCTGATCACTTTCGGCGGGGTTGGCCTGACGGTCGCCTTCGCCGGACTGCCCGGCGCCGCCTTCAGCGCCACCGTCGCGCCTGCTGGCGCAGGTGACTACAGGCCGAACGCATGGGTGTTCCTCGATGCGGATGGTGCCATCAGCATCGTCTCGCCGGCTTCGGAGATGGGGCAAGGCATCATGACGACCCTGCCGCTGATCATCGCCGAAGAGATGGACGCCGACTGGGACAAGGTCCGCGTCGTCCAATCGCCTTCCGATGCGGAGAAATATGGCAATCCAGGCTTTTACGGGGTCCAGCTCACCGGCGGCAGCGAGTCCACCCGGGGCTACTACAAAATGCTGCGCCTCGTCGGCGCCCAAACCCGCATGGTGATTCTGGCGACTGCGGCCGATATGCTGCGCGTGCCCGTGGGGGAGCTCACGACCGACCTCGGCAAGGTCGAGCATAAGTCCTCCGGCCGCCGACTCGACTACGGCGAGGTGGCGGCGGCGGGCTATCTTCCCGACCCTTTGCCGCAGGCGACGGAAGCCGATCTCAAGTCGCCGGACAAATGGCGCTACATCGGACGTCGGGACATTCCACGCGTGGACGTGCCGTCAAAGGTCAACGGAACCGCGATCTACGGCATCGACGTGCAGCGTCCCGGCATGCTCTACGGCGCGGTGCTACGGGCGCCGGTTCAGGGCGAGCGGCCGAAATCCATAGAAGACGCCGAAGCCAGGGCCGCGCGTGGCGTCCTGCACATCGTCCCGCTTTCCTATGGCGTCGGCATCATCGGCGAGACGGTCGAGGCGACGCTGCGGGCCAAGGAACTGCTCCAGGTTACATGGAGCACCTCGTCCCGGGTGCGCAACTACACCAGCGATCGCCTGCTCGAGGAATATCGCGCCGCCGCGCGCGATCTCGGCCAGGCAGGGGTAGCCGCCCACTCGGAAGGCGATGCCGCCGACGCCATCGCCGGCGCAGCGAAAGTCATCGAAGCCGACTATATGAGCGACCACGTCGCCCACGCCGCCATGGAGCCGATGAATGCCACGGCGCTCGTGCACGGCGACACAATCGAGCTCTGGGCGCCGACGCAAGGTCCCACAGGCACTCAGGCATTTGCAGCCGAGGTGCTCGGAACCACGCCCGACAAGGTCAAGGTGAACACCACGCTGCTCGGCGGCGGCTTTGGCCGGAAGGCCGAGGCCGACTTCATCATCGACGCGGTGTCCCTGGCCAAGGTCGTGGAAGGTCGCCCGGTGAAGGTGATCTGGAGCCGCGAGGACGACATCCGGCACGACAAGTTCCGGCCCCTCGAAGCACAGCACATACAGGTCGGGCTCGACGCAGAAGGGAACATCGTCGGCTGGCGACACCGTATCGCGGCTGATTCCATCTTCGCCAGGACCATGCCCGATTTGTTCAAGGAGCAGCATGGTCACGACGACGTTGTGACGGAGGGTGCCCGCTTCAACTACGCGGTGCCGGCGCACCGTATCGACTATATCCGCCAGGACAACGGCCTCGACGTCGGCTTCTGGTTCGCCGTCGGGGTCGGATATACGCGGTTTGCCACCGAGTGCATGATTGATGAGGTCGCGGCGGCAAAAGGGGCCGATCCGCTGCAGATTCGGCTGGATCTGCTGCCGGATCAACCGCGGGGGCGGAAGGTCATCGAGACCGTTGCGCGGATGGCCGAATGGGAGCGTCAGCGCGACGGCCGTGCGCTGGGCCTTGCCTATTCCGATGCCTTCGGCACCCATTGCGCCCAGATTGCCGAAGTGTCGCTCGATCGCAAGACCGGCGCGATCCGCGTGCACAAGGTCTGGTGCGCGGTGGATCCGGGCGTGGCGATCCAGCCGGTCCACATCGAAGCCATGATGATCGTGGGCATCACGAACGGAACCAGCCAGGCCCTGCTCGAGCGGATCGACATCGACAATGGCGAAGTACAGGAAGCAAACTTCGACACATACCGGGTGATACGTATCTCGGAGGCTCCTGACATCGAAGTGTCGGTGGTTCCCACGCCCGGCAGTCCGATCGGAGGCATGGGCCAGGTCGGCCTGCCGCCCATCGGCCCGGCGATAGCCAATGCCGTGGCGCGGCTGACCGGCGGCGTGCGGCTCCGCCATTTCCCGTTCCTCCCGGAACGCGTGAAGGCGGCGCTCGAAGCCTGA
- a CDS encoding AraC family transcriptional regulator: MDPLSDVLSLLKPRSHVSSGFDAGGDWLIQFSDLHERIKCYAVVSGRCWLSVDNVADPVRLEAGECFVLPSGRPFRLGSDMALTPVDAVSIFPPARAGGVVTVNGGGDFFLVGSRFTVSGQHARALLRTLPPIVHIRKESDQAALRWSVERMMAELREPQPGGFLVAQHLAHMMLLQALRLHLADGVGNQVGWFSALADRQMCAAITAMHAEPAYRWTLQDLAERAAMSRSAFAMKFKATVGETPMDYLTRWRMTLAAERLENSGDSVSTISFSLGYESESSFSAAFKRVMGCSPRQYRRNPNGVPFAPSGTNVARETQIEMTAN; encoded by the coding sequence ATGGATCCTCTTTCAGACGTGCTTTCTTTGCTCAAACCGCGCAGCCACGTCTCGTCCGGCTTCGATGCCGGCGGGGACTGGCTGATCCAGTTCTCCGACCTTCATGAGCGCATCAAGTGTTATGCGGTCGTGTCCGGCCGGTGCTGGCTGTCGGTCGACAATGTCGCCGATCCCGTTCGCCTGGAGGCCGGAGAGTGCTTCGTGCTGCCGAGCGGCAGGCCGTTTCGGCTCGGAAGCGACATGGCCCTGACGCCGGTCGATGCCGTCAGCATATTCCCGCCGGCGCGGGCGGGGGGCGTGGTCACGGTGAATGGCGGCGGCGACTTCTTTCTCGTCGGCAGCCGGTTCACGGTGAGCGGGCAGCACGCCCGCGCCCTGCTGCGAACGCTCCCGCCCATCGTCCACATCAGGAAGGAGTCGGATCAGGCGGCGCTGCGCTGGTCCGTGGAGCGGATGATGGCGGAACTGCGAGAGCCTCAGCCCGGCGGTTTCCTCGTCGCCCAGCACCTCGCCCATATGATGCTGCTTCAGGCGCTGCGGCTGCACCTTGCGGATGGAGTGGGAAATCAGGTGGGGTGGTTCTCGGCGCTCGCGGACAGACAGATGTGCGCCGCGATCACCGCGATGCATGCCGAGCCCGCCTATCGCTGGACGTTGCAGGACCTGGCCGAACGCGCCGCCATGTCGCGATCGGCCTTTGCAATGAAATTCAAGGCGACGGTGGGAGAGACGCCGATGGACTATCTGACCCGCTGGCGCATGACGCTGGCGGCGGAGAGACTCGAGAACTCGGGCGATTCGGTTTCGACGATCTCCTTTTCGCTCGGCTACGAATCCGAGAGTTCGTTCAGCGCGGCCTTCAAACGGGTCATGGGTTGCTCGCCGCGGCAATATCGCCGGAATCCGAATGGCGTTCCATTTGCGCCGTCGGGTACGAACGTGGCGAGGGAAACGCAGATCGAGATGACCGCGAACTGA
- a CDS encoding SDR family oxidoreductase, which translates to MTIKGQRAGIVTGASKGIGRAIALRLAKDGIAVVVNYSSSSEAAAAVVAEIEAGGGKAVAVQADISSPTAAADMFNAAEEGFGGADILVNNAGILKLAPLADTDDASFEQQIAINLTGTFRAMREAASRLRDGGRIINFSSSVVGAYGPTYGAYAASKAAVEAMTHVASKELGRRGITVNAVAPGPVETELFMTGKSDELVQRIVGTIPLGRLGQPDDIASVVSFLAGPEGGWVNGQVLRANGGMI; encoded by the coding sequence ATGACCATCAAAGGACAACGCGCCGGGATCGTCACCGGAGCATCCAAGGGCATCGGCCGGGCCATCGCGCTACGGCTCGCAAAGGACGGCATCGCCGTCGTGGTGAATTATTCAAGCAGCAGTGAAGCTGCGGCCGCCGTGGTTGCGGAGATCGAGGCGGGCGGCGGCAAGGCGGTCGCGGTGCAAGCTGACATAAGCAGCCCGACCGCCGCTGCTGACATGTTCAATGCTGCCGAAGAGGGCTTCGGCGGCGCCGACATCCTCGTCAACAATGCGGGCATCCTGAAGCTGGCGCCGCTTGCCGATACCGACGACGCCAGCTTCGAGCAGCAGATAGCGATCAATCTCACCGGCACGTTCCGGGCCATGCGCGAAGCAGCCAGCCGGCTCCGTGACGGTGGCCGCATCATCAACTTCTCGTCCAGCGTCGTCGGCGCCTATGGGCCGACCTATGGAGCCTATGCTGCCAGCAAGGCGGCCGTCGAGGCGATGACCCACGTTGCCTCGAAGGAACTCGGTCGCCGGGGTATCACGGTCAATGCTGTCGCGCCCGGCCCGGTCGAGACCGAGCTTTTCATGACTGGCAAATCCGACGAACTGGTCCAGAGGATTGTCGGCACGATTCCGCTGGGGCGTCTGGGTCAGCCGGACGACATTGCCTCGGTCGTTTCCTTCCTTGCCGGCCCCGAAGGCGGCTGGGTGAACGGTCAGGTGCTCCGCGCCAATGGCGGCATGATCTGA
- a CDS encoding (2Fe-2S)-binding protein, protein MTAFTINGRAVDVAAESDTPLLWVIREHLKLTGTKFGCGIAQCGACTVHMDGQPVRSCQTFLEDVAGREITTIEGLSPDASHPLQKAWITEQVPQCGYCQSGQIMQAAALLRSNPKPTRQEIVEHMDGNLCRCGTYVRIISAIERAAREA, encoded by the coding sequence ATGACAGCCTTTACGATCAACGGGCGTGCGGTGGATGTCGCCGCCGAATCCGACACTCCTCTTCTCTGGGTGATCCGTGAGCATCTCAAGCTCACCGGCACCAAGTTCGGCTGCGGCATCGCGCAATGCGGCGCGTGCACCGTTCACATGGATGGCCAGCCTGTGCGTTCCTGCCAGACTTTTCTGGAAGATGTTGCCGGCCGGGAGATAACTACCATCGAAGGCCTCTCGCCCGACGCCAGCCACCCGCTGCAGAAGGCCTGGATCACCGAGCAGGTGCCGCAATGCGGCTATTGTCAGTCCGGCCAGATCATGCAGGCGGCGGCGCTCCTCAGGAGCAATCCCAAGCCGACGCGGCAGGAGATCGTCGAGCACATGGACGGTAATCTCTGCCGCTGCGGAACTTATGTGCGGATCATCAGCGCCATCGAGCGCGCCGCCCGGGAGGCCTGA
- a CDS encoding LysR family transcriptional regulator, which yields MDRLDRMQLFIRIVERRSFAAAASDLGLARSTATEAIKQLEDDLGARLLERTTRHVAPTLDGAAFYRRCIAILAEVDEAENAFRDMQPRGLLRVDAHPLLTRTFLLPRLNEFLDRYPLLDLQIGQGDRLVDLVREGIDCVIRAGEIADSGLIMRRLGMITEITCASPAYIERRGRPRSPDAMDGHRAVGFISSRTGQVMPLEFTIGSNVRYVALPCRLTVNDSDTMTDLARRGFGLIQAPRYRLQRDLDEGTLVEVLAEFPPPPTQLSALYPQNRQLSPRVRVFIDWVVKLFSEADL from the coding sequence ATGGACCGGCTTGACCGCATGCAGCTCTTCATCCGGATTGTCGAGCGGCGCAGCTTCGCTGCTGCGGCGTCCGACCTCGGCCTTGCCCGATCCACCGCCACGGAAGCGATCAAGCAGCTGGAAGACGATCTCGGCGCACGGCTTCTCGAGCGAACGACCCGGCATGTGGCGCCGACGCTGGACGGCGCGGCCTTCTACCGGCGCTGCATTGCGATCCTCGCCGAGGTGGACGAGGCGGAAAACGCCTTCCGCGACATGCAGCCCCGCGGCCTGCTGCGCGTCGATGCGCATCCCCTGCTGACACGCACGTTCCTGCTGCCGCGCCTCAACGAATTCCTCGATCGCTATCCACTGCTGGACCTGCAGATCGGTCAGGGCGACCGGCTGGTGGATCTCGTCCGGGAGGGTATCGACTGCGTCATCCGCGCCGGAGAGATTGCGGATAGCGGCTTGATCATGCGCCGCCTCGGGATGATCACTGAAATCACCTGCGCCAGCCCGGCCTACATAGAAAGGCGCGGAAGACCCCGCTCCCCCGATGCGATGGATGGGCACCGCGCCGTCGGGTTCATCTCCTCCCGCACCGGACAGGTCATGCCGCTCGAATTCACGATCGGGAGCAATGTCCGCTACGTGGCGTTGCCGTGCCGGCTGACCGTCAACGACTCGGACACGATGACCGATCTCGCCCGCCGCGGCTTCGGTCTGATTCAGGCGCCGCGCTACCGCCTGCAGCGAGACCTGGACGAAGGAACCCTGGTCGAGGTCCTTGCCGAGTTTCCTCCCCCGCCGACACAACTTTCGGCGCTTTACCCCCAGAACCGCCAGCTCTCGCCGCGGGTGCGCGTCTTTATCGACTGGGTCGTCAAACTGTTTTCCGAAGCCGACCTGTGA
- a CDS encoding tautomerase family protein, with the protein MPFVNIKTPEGALSRAQKEEIMHRTTDMLVEYFSEAARPHTMVLIEEVKDGGYCRADEVFIVPDDYRAKESS; encoded by the coding sequence ATGCCATTCGTGAACATCAAGACGCCGGAAGGTGCGCTCAGCCGCGCCCAGAAGGAAGAAATCATGCACCGCACGACCGACATGCTCGTGGAGTATTTCTCCGAAGCGGCAAGGCCGCACACAATGGTGCTGATCGAGGAAGTGAAGGATGGCGGATACTGCCGTGCCGACGAGGTCTTCATCGTTCCCGACGATTACCGTGCGAAGGAAAGCAGTTGA